ACTCAACTTCGGTGGGGAGCTATTTTGCGACTGCTGTAATATCCCCGAAATACGGACTTCGTCTCCTGCAACTACCGCTTTCTGAAATTCCGTGTCCTTTGCTCCAAGGTTATATCGGTAACAGCATTGAATTTTCCTGGATCCGTTCCTTTAGAGCCAAACTGGCGCAAGAATTTTCCTTGCGGCGAAAACACTTTGATTTTGTCGCGGCCACTATGCAGACTGGATAAATCCTAATTGACTGCAGGGGTGGAGGGCAGAGCGGGCAGGGCAGTTGCCGTGCGCGCTCTTATGGTAGATCCTGTGGCATACCGTCAGCATTTTTCCAAATCTTGCGAAGCTTAGCCTGAATTTCGGCAGCCTGTTCTTTATTTCCCGAAACTAACTCGGCCTTCGCAAGTCCTCGCAGTGATGCGGTTCGGTCCGGTGCGCGCTCTAAGGCAGCTTCAAAGGCGGCGATGGCTTCTTTGGGGCGATGGAGATCCAACAATTCTTCCCCTAAAAGCTCGCGAGTAGGTTTATCAATGAAAGGCGGACCGAATGCCATCGGAAGGCTTTCTTCCGTTAACGCAGTTTGCTGGAGAAGATCGATTCCTTCGGTTGCTTTTTCCGCAGCTATCAGAAGCATCCCCCTTAACTGCATTTCCAAAATCTCCGCTCTCTGCAAATAGGAACGATCGGCTTCTTTGTTTTCGAGATAATAAAGATTGAGTTTCGTGCGCAAATCGTGCAAAGTTTCAAGTTCTTTCTCCGCCTTTTCAACTTCGCCGCGGCGAATGGCACGGAGTCCAGCCATCCAGTGATACGTAATTTGCGGGTTCAGTTCCTCCGTGAACGGAATCTTCCAGCCGGCGATTTCGTCCTCCCAGTCTTCGGTGTCCAAAATGAATCTTGCCCACATTTGAACGAAAGACCCGAGCACACTGTTGTCTGGATCCAGCATTTGTATTCCATGTTGATGAGTTTCAAGAGTGCTTCCTGCAGCGGCTTCGCGACAGCCGGCCAGTAACGCCTTCGCCCGTTCTGTACGACCTTGCTGCAGATAACCGTATAAGAGCCAGGAGTTGTAATGACCGCAAGCGCTCGGAGGTTTTCCCGTTTCTTTTCGCCGCGCATTCACCACGCGGACAGCATTCTCATTGGCGTAAACGACTTCATCCCACATGCCGAGAGCCAAAAAAATGTGCGAAGTCATATGCTGGGCGTGAGCGGCGGATGGAGCGATTTTAGAATAAACTCGCGCGGGGCGTAACCCGAGTGGAGCATGAATCGGATCGTCATAACTGTGAATGAGATAATGAACGGTTCCCGGATGCTGAGGATGGTCCCGGAAAACTTCTTCCAGAACCGCAGCAGAGCGCATGTAAATCGCAAAATCACGTCCTTCGTGGGCCGTTCCCAATAAAGAAAGTGCGTAAAAAGCGGAGGCCTCCGCATCGTCCGGATATTTCTTATGTAACTGTGCCATCTCATCTGCATAAGCGAAATCCCTGTCTTGCTTATTCCCTTCTCCATATAGAATTTCCACTGCGCGCAGATAATCCTTCTCGCGCTCCGTACCAGCTTTTACAAGTCTTGCCTCCGGCGTTGGTCCCAGACGCTTCAAAACGGCAAGAGCTGCATTACGGTCTTGTTCCATCCAGATCGGATGATTGAAGGTCATCGCTTCTCCCCAGAACGCCATCGCAAAGTTCGGGTCCTGAGCTTGTGCCATGCGAAATTGTTCGGCTGCATCCTCATATTCAAAGCTGTGCAGCAAAGCCAGGCCGCGGAGAAAGGCCGGCTGTGCTTCCTCTGAACCTGAACTCGGAAACGTAACTTCACCAATATCGTTCGTT
This genomic window from bacterium contains:
- a CDS encoding tetratricopeptide repeat protein → MKFPRLKTVPSPLLCALLSGVVQIILLPSLQFSWLGFFCFIPLLLLVSLLPSRARGTLDCKVISRMKEGLMEKSAISIVLFLVIGLVSVAATNDIGEVTFPSSGSEEAQPAFLRGLALLHSFEYEDAAEQFRMAQAQDPNFAMAFWGEAMTFNHPIWMEQDRNAALAVLKRLGPTPEARLVKAGTEREKDYLRAVEILYGEGNKQDRDFAYADEMAQLHKKYPDDAEASAFYALSLLGTAHEGRDFAIYMRSAAVLEEVFRDHPQHPGTVHYLIHSYDDPIHAPLGLRPARVYSKIAPSAAHAQHMTSHIFLALGMWDEVVYANENAVRVVNARRKETGKPPSACGHYNSWLLYGYLQQGRTERAKALLAGCREAAAGSTLETHQHGIQMLDPDNSVLGSFVQMWARFILDTEDWEDEIAGWKIPFTEELNPQITYHWMAGLRAIRRGEVEKAEKELETLHDLRTKLNLYYLENKEADRSYLQRAEILEMQLRGMLLIAAEKATEGIDLLQQTALTEESLPMAFGPPFIDKPTRELLGEELLDLHRPKEAIAAFEAALERAPDRTASLRGLAKAELVSGNKEQAAEIQAKLRKIWKNADGMPQDLP